The following proteins are co-located in the Desulfurococcus amylolyticus Z-533 genome:
- a CDS encoding AAA family ATPase, with protein sequence MLFDLNPKSKREDLFGREKELEEFNKSLHLNERLIIVSGPRRIGKTSFIRVALSESKYPYLIIDVREIHGVYGSVSKYSLYSKIAEFLTSQMRLSKKLSSIFLDFIKRIKIFKVSGISIEVIPTKRLPDVTVLLRSLDECSAENGTRFILAFDEAQYLRFSGGVRYDEIIAWSIDNLENITIVVTGSEVGVLKDFLKLENPESPLYGRYRHEIVLERYTRDKSLEFLEKGFSELSLQVQRSELEEAVNLVDGIPGWLTLYGYYRGVRRLSHSEALTAVFSEGSKLIKDEVTRIIASSRGRYLGILEAIARGARTWKQIKVYLMYRTGPITDARFTELLTTLVKYGLVVKTNNEYKIADPVLEYLVNSGDL encoded by the coding sequence ATGCTCTTCGATCTCAATCCAAAATCCAAGAGAGAAGACTTATTTGGACGTGAAAAGGAGCTAGAGGAGTTTAATAAGAGCTTACACCTTAATGAAAGATTAATTATTGTAAGCGGGCCGAGAAGAATAGGTAAAACCAGCTTTATTCGTGTCGCACTCAGTGAATCAAAATATCCATACTTAATTATCGATGTTAGGGAGATACATGGTGTTTACGGTAGTGTCTCTAAATACTCATTATACTCTAAGATAGCCGAGTTTCTCACCTCGCAAATGCGTCTTTCCAAGAAGCTATCTTCTATATTCCTTGATTTTATTAAAAGAATCAAGATATTTAAGGTCTCTGGGATAAGCATAGAAGTAATTCCTACTAAGAGACTGCCAGATGTAACCGTATTGCTTAGGAGTCTTGATGAGTGCTCAGCTGAAAATGGCACTAGATTCATACTGGCATTCGATGAGGCCCAATATCTTAGGTTTTCTGGTGGTGTTAGATATGATGAAATAATAGCGTGGTCTATTGATAACCTTGAGAATATTACTATAGTTGTTACAGGGAGCGAGGTTGGAGTGTTAAAGGACTTTCTAAAGCTTGAAAACCCCGAGTCCCCCCTCTATGGCAGGTATAGACATGAAATAGTGTTAGAAAGGTATACTCGTGATAAAAGCCTTGAATTCCTTGAGAAAGGATTTAGCGAACTAAGTCTTCAAGTCCAGAGAAGCGAGCTTGAGGAAGCCGTTAACCTAGTGGATGGTATCCCGGGATGGCTCACCCTCTATGGGTACTACAGAGGTGTTAGACGCCTCAGTCACAGTGAAGCTTTAACGGCTGTTTTCTCCGAAGGCAGTAAGCTCATTAAAGATGAAGTAACAAGGATAATTGCCTCTTCACGAGGTAGATATCTGGGAATACTTGAAGCAATAGCCAGAGGGGCGAGAACATGGAAGCAGATAAAGGTGTATTTGATGTACAGGACAGGCCCTATAACTGATGCCAGGTTTACTGAGCTCTTAACTACACTGGTCAAGTATGGCTTAGTGGTGAAAACAAATAACGAGTATAAAATAGCTGACCCCGTGCTGGAATACCTTGTTAACTCCGGAGATCTATGA
- a CDS encoding RpiB/LacA/LacB family sugar-phosphate isomerase, whose amino-acid sequence MRIAVGSDDVYSVARFIVDYLRKKGFEVKLVGALATGKPYPWPDVGFEVGSMVARGEVDYGIVICYTGTGVSIAANKIKGVRAALVTDARNAEGARRWNDANVLALSARLTSEELAKEIVDAFFNTREIDSSEVENIEKLKAIDNA is encoded by the coding sequence ATGCGTATAGCGGTTGGATCAGATGACGTATATAGTGTTGCAAGATTCATCGTGGACTACCTGAGGAAGAAGGGATTCGAGGTTAAACTAGTCGGCGCCCTCGCGACGGGAAAGCCGTATCCATGGCCCGATGTAGGCTTTGAGGTCGGCTCTATGGTGGCTAGAGGCGAGGTAGATTATGGCATTGTTATATGTTACACTGGTACAGGTGTATCAATAGCAGCCAATAAGATCAAGGGAGTTAGGGCAGCACTCGTCACAGATGCCAGGAACGCTGAGGGAGCTAGGAGATGGAATGATGCCAATGTCCTCGCGTTAAGTGCCAGGTTAACTAGTGAGGAGCTGGCTAAGGAGATAGTGGATGCGTTCTTCAATACTAGGGAAATAGATTCATCTGAGGTAGAGAACATAGAGAAGCTGAAGGCTATTGATAATGCTTGA
- a CDS encoding SDR family oxidoreductase: MGIVEGLRVLVTASTRGLGRGAAEALLEEGAKVVINGRSRDNVEKTLGELKSRFGDRVHGVAADLTVRGDVYRLVDEAVKFLGGLDSIIYITGPPRPGTFQEIREDEWEYNARLLVFNAIWIVNASLPYLRKSSNPSIIFSTSLAVKEPIDNLALSNVLRLSIHGLVKTLAKELGREGIRVNAVMPGYIETDRIRKLIEDRARRGNKSYEEAYREFVSDIPLGRLGSPIEYGRVIVFLASRYASYLNGVSIPIDGGLMKSIF; this comes from the coding sequence ATGGGTATAGTTGAAGGACTACGTGTTCTTGTAACGGCTTCCACGAGAGGCCTTGGAAGGGGTGCTGCTGAAGCATTACTAGAGGAGGGTGCGAAAGTCGTTATAAATGGGAGAAGCCGGGATAATGTTGAGAAAACCCTTGGAGAACTGAAAAGTAGATTTGGTGATAGAGTTCACGGGGTTGCAGCTGATTTAACCGTTAGGGGGGATGTCTATAGGCTGGTGGATGAGGCTGTGAAGTTCCTCGGGGGCCTTGACTCAATAATCTACATAACCGGTCCTCCTAGACCTGGCACATTTCAGGAGATACGCGAAGATGAATGGGAGTATAATGCAAGACTCCTTGTCTTCAATGCGATATGGATTGTTAATGCTTCTCTCCCATACTTAAGGAAGTCAAGTAATCCCTCGATAATCTTTTCAACTAGTTTAGCAGTTAAGGAACCAATAGATAATCTGGCATTATCAAACGTCCTCAGGCTAAGTATCCATGGCTTGGTTAAAACACTCGCTAAAGAGCTCGGCCGTGAGGGAATAAGGGTTAATGCAGTGATGCCAGGCTACATCGAGACTGATAGAATAAGAAAACTGATCGAGGATAGAGCCAGGAGGGGGAACAAGTCATACGAGGAGGCATATAGGGAATTCGTCAGCGATATACCTTTAGGAAGGCTTGGCTCACCAATAGAGTACGGTAGAGTAATAGTGTTCCTAGCAAGCAGGTATGCTTCATACCTTAACGGTGTCTCAATACCGATCGATGGAGGACTCATGAAATCAATATTCTAA
- a CDS encoding ABC transporter permease, which yields MIDFLIALIENTLYSATVVLLGALGAIINEKSGVVNIGVEGVFILSAFSTVYFTLASGNLAIGILLALAVSGLAGLIHGLISIYLRGDQVIIGVGFNMVAAGLTIVMMVTTWGDYSQTPQIQKLQGLQFTIGGKVFIIPLFSIAAILVGLAEWFILEKTKYGLVLKACGDEPRAAEAMGINVFRTRLLATVLGAVVMGLGGVFLSAEWFGNYTKATTAGRGFIALANEAFSNWNPAMAIAGALLFGFFEALSISLPIQLQSVLGRQFTAETYLFKMMPYVATIIVITMVMKKIRMPRALGKPYIKE from the coding sequence ATGATAGATTTCCTTATAGCCTTAATCGAGAACACGCTGTATTCAGCTACAGTAGTGTTACTCGGAGCGCTTGGAGCCATAATCAATGAGAAAAGCGGTGTGGTGAATATAGGTGTTGAGGGCGTCTTCATACTATCGGCTTTCTCCACAGTATACTTCACCCTGGCCTCAGGGAACCTGGCTATAGGTATCCTCCTAGCCCTGGCGGTGAGCGGGTTAGCGGGCTTAATTCATGGCTTGATCTCCATATACCTCAGAGGGGACCAGGTGATTATAGGCGTAGGCTTCAACATGGTTGCAGCCGGGTTAACAATAGTAATGATGGTGACGACATGGGGGGACTACTCCCAGACCCCTCAGATACAGAAGCTGCAAGGATTGCAGTTTACCATAGGCGGGAAAGTCTTCATCATCCCATTATTCTCCATAGCAGCAATCCTCGTCGGGCTCGCCGAGTGGTTTATCCTCGAGAAGACGAAATACGGGCTCGTCCTGAAGGCATGTGGCGACGAGCCACGCGCAGCAGAGGCAATGGGAATCAACGTCTTCAGGACTAGACTCCTAGCAACTGTTCTCGGGGCGGTTGTGATGGGTTTAGGCGGCGTCTTCCTTTCAGCCGAGTGGTTCGGGAACTATACTAAGGCGACGACAGCTGGGAGAGGCTTCATAGCATTGGCTAATGAGGCATTCAGTAACTGGAATCCCGCGATGGCCATTGCCGGTGCACTGCTCTTCGGGTTCTTCGAGGCATTATCGATAAGTCTACCGATACAGCTTCAATCCGTGCTGGGCAGGCAGTTCACTGCTGAAACATATCTCTTCAAGATGATGCCTTATGTTGCGACTATTATTGTGATAACTATGGTAATGAAGAAAATCAGGATGCCGAGGGCCCTGGGTAAGCCATACATAAAGGAGTAA
- the pyrH gene encoding UMP kinase — MRDVLVLKITGKAFDEGSILISRYVKLLKSMVSEYRLIVITGGGNTARKYISDARSLGISSNYWLDLIGIWVSRLNSLLITSSLQPYAYPKPAVNLEEVLEALSSHRVVAMGGLIPGQSTASTAIEVVEAVGAEKLYYFSAVGYVYDRDPAKYPDAKPLREVNASLLKKILEQKQLPGEYALIDEKALDLAIRSKILVQLISYREPEKLLDALRGENPGSLIHPA; from the coding sequence ATGAGAGATGTGCTTGTCCTAAAGATAACGGGTAAGGCATTCGACGAGGGTTCAATCCTGATCTCTAGATACGTAAAGCTACTGAAGAGTATGGTGAGCGAATATAGACTGATAGTAATAACGGGGGGCGGTAACACAGCTAGAAAGTACATCTCTGACGCTAGATCACTAGGCATCTCCTCGAATTACTGGCTTGACTTAATAGGAATATGGGTATCAAGACTCAACAGCCTACTCATAACCTCTTCACTGCAGCCCTATGCCTACCCAAAGCCGGCTGTAAACCTTGAGGAAGTATTGGAGGCATTATCTTCACACAGAGTTGTCGCAATGGGTGGATTAATCCCAGGGCAATCAACAGCATCGACAGCTATAGAGGTGGTTGAAGCGGTTGGCGCTGAGAAACTCTACTATTTCTCAGCAGTTGGATACGTATATGATAGAGATCCAGCTAAATACCCTGATGCAAAACCACTGAGAGAAGTAAATGCAAGCCTCCTCAAAAAAATACTAGAACAGAAACAGCTACCGGGAGAATACGCGTTAATAGATGAGAAGGCACTGGATTTAGCGATTAGAAGCAAGATACTGGTTCAACTAATAAGCTACCGCGAACCCGAAAAACTCTTGGATGCATTAAGAGGGGAAAACCCTGGAAGCTTAATTCACCCAGCTTAA
- a CDS encoding ABC transporter ATP-binding protein → MKTIEMHGIRKIYPDGVIALHGVDFEAEEGEIHGLLGENGAGKTTLMRILYGEIRPTEGEIKVLGRRVRYRSPRDAIKQGIAMIYQHFSLVPTMTVLDNLYLALATINPRITRNEVEARAKKLIGETRLKIPLDKVVEELPAGVQQRVEILKALIRDARILILDEPTSVLTPLEAEELFQSLKKLKEKRMTIILITHKLREVKAITDRVTVLRRGIKVGTVRTSEVTEAQLARMMVARDVELVLEKPPGIQPGREVLRIEYLWVRNSEGVDVLKGVNLSVREGEIIGVAGVQGNGQTELAEAIAGLRRPYRGRIILDSKDITMLDPMSRYKLGISYVPESRRNGLIHEMNLIENSVLTSTYSYIGRYGFIDWGRAVETALKIIKEYDINPPNPYTMVKNLSGGNQQKLLVGRELVKKPRVLVVSEPTQGVDVASTEFIRRKLLELKTRGVGILLISTDLDEVIQLSDRIIVMYEGRVIGEGRTEEFTLEKLGLLMGGISA, encoded by the coding sequence ATGAAGACTATTGAGATGCACGGTATTAGAAAGATTTATCCTGACGGCGTAATAGCTTTACATGGAGTCGATTTCGAGGCTGAAGAGGGGGAGATACACGGGTTACTGGGGGAAAACGGGGCCGGTAAAACCACTTTAATGCGAATACTTTATGGCGAGATACGCCCAACAGAGGGGGAGATCAAGGTACTCGGTAGAAGAGTTAGATACAGGAGCCCAAGGGATGCTATTAAGCAGGGCATAGCAATGATATACCAACATTTCTCCCTTGTCCCAACGATGACGGTGCTGGATAACCTCTACCTTGCCTTAGCAACTATTAATCCACGTATTACTAGAAACGAGGTCGAAGCACGAGCCAAGAAGCTGATCGGTGAGACACGGTTAAAGATACCCCTTGACAAAGTAGTCGAGGAGCTCCCTGCCGGTGTCCAGCAGAGGGTCGAGATACTTAAAGCCCTCATAAGGGATGCACGTATACTTATACTCGACGAGCCCACAAGCGTGTTAACACCTCTTGAAGCGGAGGAATTATTTCAATCCTTGAAGAAGTTAAAGGAGAAGAGAATGACGATAATATTGATTACACATAAACTTAGAGAGGTCAAGGCTATAACCGATAGAGTAACAGTTCTCAGGAGAGGGATTAAAGTAGGGACGGTGAGGACTAGCGAGGTCACTGAGGCCCAGTTAGCTAGAATGATGGTTGCCAGGGATGTTGAACTAGTCTTGGAGAAGCCCCCTGGCATTCAGCCTGGTCGGGAAGTATTGAGGATAGAGTATCTATGGGTTAGAAACAGTGAAGGAGTGGATGTTTTGAAAGGCGTTAATCTATCGGTAAGGGAGGGGGAAATCATTGGAGTAGCTGGTGTTCAAGGCAACGGCCAGACAGAGCTGGCAGAGGCTATTGCTGGGTTAAGGAGGCCTTACCGGGGTAGGATAATCCTTGACTCGAAGGATATCACCATGCTTGACCCTATGAGTAGATACAAGCTGGGTATATCATATGTTCCTGAAAGCAGGAGGAACGGGTTAATCCATGAAATGAATCTCATCGAGAACTCGGTGTTAACGAGCACATATAGTTACATTGGGAGATATGGTTTCATAGATTGGGGTAGAGCCGTGGAAACCGCCCTTAAAATAATCAAGGAGTACGATATCAACCCTCCCAACCCCTATACTATGGTGAAGAATCTCAGCGGAGGAAATCAACAAAAGCTCCTGGTTGGCAGGGAGCTAGTGAAGAAGCCAAGGGTCCTCGTGGTTTCCGAGCCCACTCAAGGCGTGGATGTTGCCTCGACAGAGTTTATACGGAGAAAGCTATTGGAGCTTAAGACCAGGGGGGTTGGAATACTCTTGATATCCACGGACCTAGACGAAGTGATTCAGTTGAGCGATAGGATAATCGTGATGTACGAGGGTAGAGTAATTGGTGAGGGAAGAACAGAGGAATTTACCCTTGAGAAGCTAGGGCTTTTAATGGGTGGTATCAGTGCCTGA
- a CDS encoding ABC transporter permease, which translates to MPEASNYMRIVKVIIEEAVSLLVGFAVAVIILLFSGYEPLSVISILFSEGFRNTEVLMKQSIPVIATGLAFSIPALAGLFNIGGESQLYIGAFTGLVSTYIIYNATGQPVLSSVTGLVSGTLAGGFWGFIIGYLRARRSVNEVVVAIMMNWTTYYLVLYLIVSRFTDPIYSHMSVFVPASSRIPDVLGFIMITGVAVLTYIVLRYSSLGYSIRVAGLNPKAAVYAGFNLEKIFITAMSISGAIAGLGGALFVLSVIYSIDTTMSAIYGLGFLGIGIGLLGRNNPIGVVLAGLFISGLQFGGQWVELRTGAPPYLTDVVIGIIVIALSATYTYELLVSKLRRG; encoded by the coding sequence GTGCCTGAGGCCTCTAACTACATGAGGATAGTCAAGGTGATTATAGAGGAAGCCGTCTCACTCTTGGTGGGCTTCGCAGTAGCCGTAATCATATTGTTGTTCAGCGGGTATGAACCACTCTCTGTTATCAGTATCCTGTTCAGCGAGGGATTCAGGAATACAGAGGTATTAATGAAGCAAAGCATACCAGTGATCGCGACAGGGCTCGCGTTCTCTATACCCGCCTTAGCCGGGTTATTCAATATAGGAGGCGAGTCCCAGCTGTACATAGGTGCCTTTACAGGGCTTGTGTCAACATATATTATATATAACGCCACCGGCCAACCCGTGTTATCCTCCGTAACAGGCCTGGTATCAGGGACCTTGGCAGGGGGATTCTGGGGCTTTATAATAGGGTATTTGAGGGCGCGCAGGAGTGTTAACGAGGTTGTCGTCGCGATAATGATGAACTGGACCACTTACTATCTCGTGCTCTACTTAATTGTCTCGAGGTTCACTGACCCGATCTACTCCCATATGAGTGTCTTCGTGCCCGCATCCTCCAGGATACCCGATGTCCTCGGCTTCATAATGATTACCGGAGTGGCTGTACTGACATACATCGTGTTAAGGTATAGCTCGCTCGGCTACTCTATAAGGGTTGCCGGCTTGAATCCTAAGGCAGCTGTTTACGCCGGGTTCAACTTGGAGAAGATCTTCATAACAGCTATGTCTATTTCTGGAGCGATCGCTGGACTCGGGGGCGCGCTCTTCGTGCTCTCAGTCATATACTCGATTGATACGACGATGTCCGCTATCTATGGCCTCGGCTTCCTCGGTATAGGTATAGGCTTACTTGGAAGGAATAACCCCATCGGGGTGGTGTTAGCCGGGTTATTTATAAGTGGACTCCAATTCGGCGGGCAATGGGTTGAGCTACGTACTGGGGCACCTCCCTACTTAACCGATGTAGTCATAGGTATCATAGTTATTGCTTTATCAGCTACCTACACCTACGAGCTACTGGTATCCAAGTTGAGGAGGGGATAG
- the glmS gene encoding glutamine--fructose-6-phosphate transaminase (isomerizing): MCGIIGLCLHDKNTLRLGEAIYRGLLRLEYRGYDSAGIAVISDNGLIILKGKGKLNELEGKYSFTSLEGITGIGHTRWATHGAPNDVNAHPHTDCNNMFAIVHNGVIENYMELKKILALKGHVFKSETDTEIVAHLIEEYYKETGSVYQAFKKAISSLRGTYAILLITPLEPHKIFYARKDSPLVIGVGNGYNAVASDIPALLEHTRRVIVIRDGWIGYITPSEIHIEELDTGHILESSRYIRVVEWDLKDAEKEGYPFFMIKEIYEQPRALRSTIHGLVNDVIIDEAVKLLADADKVFITGAGTSYHASEYFALTTMKLSGKPVIPFIASEYEVYAGVVGSSDILIAVSQSGETMDTMKAVRAFKAKGCRIISLTNVVDSAIARESDIALYTRAGPEIGVAATKTFLTQTLFLSWISILLAGETGRLNSNEAAKLLEELRNAPRYVEESLSMSGETVKKLAEKLVPVKSMYYLSRDIGLPVAREGALKIKEIAYIHAEAYPAGESKHGPIALVEPSFPVVFTVPSDRKLEKLLLGNIEEMKARGGFVIGVAPQGFNLNERADIVIEVPRTHWILTSLTHTPPLQLLAYYVATMKGLDPDKPRNLAKTVTVE, translated from the coding sequence TTGTGCGGAATAATAGGTTTATGCCTACACGATAAGAATACTTTAAGGCTAGGGGAGGCCATATACAGGGGTCTTCTTAGGCTTGAGTACCGTGGATACGACTCGGCAGGCATAGCTGTAATCAGTGATAACGGGCTCATTATTTTAAAGGGCAAGGGTAAACTGAACGAGCTTGAAGGCAAGTATTCTTTCACAAGCCTCGAAGGTATAACCGGGATAGGTCATACCAGGTGGGCCACACATGGTGCTCCAAACGATGTAAACGCGCATCCCCACACTGATTGCAACAACATGTTTGCGATAGTACATAATGGCGTCATAGAGAACTATATGGAGTTGAAAAAGATCCTTGCCTTAAAGGGGCATGTCTTCAAGAGTGAAACAGATACAGAGATAGTGGCACACCTGATTGAGGAATATTATAAGGAGACGGGGAGTGTTTACCAAGCCTTTAAGAAGGCTATATCATCACTGAGAGGTACATACGCGATCCTCCTGATTACACCACTTGAACCCCATAAGATATTCTACGCTAGAAAGGATAGTCCTCTGGTAATAGGGGTGGGCAACGGATACAATGCCGTGGCAAGCGATATACCAGCCCTGCTAGAGCACACGAGGAGAGTAATAGTCATAAGGGATGGATGGATCGGCTACATTACTCCATCAGAGATACATATCGAGGAACTAGATACGGGCCATATACTCGAGTCAAGCAGGTATATCAGGGTGGTTGAATGGGATCTAAAAGACGCCGAGAAGGAGGGATACCCATTCTTCATGATTAAAGAGATATATGAGCAGCCAAGGGCCCTTAGAAGCACTATCCATGGATTAGTAAATGATGTAATAATTGATGAAGCAGTTAAGCTACTAGCTGATGCCGACAAGGTATTTATAACTGGAGCTGGCACGAGTTACCATGCCTCAGAATACTTCGCGTTAACAACGATGAAGCTATCTGGGAAACCAGTTATACCCTTCATAGCTAGCGAGTATGAGGTATATGCTGGGGTAGTTGGTTCCAGCGACATACTCATAGCTGTCAGCCAGAGCGGGGAGACAATGGATACTATGAAGGCTGTGAGAGCCTTCAAGGCGAAGGGGTGCAGAATCATTAGCTTAACAAATGTAGTCGACTCAGCCATAGCTAGGGAAAGCGATATAGCTCTCTACACTAGGGCCGGGCCAGAGATAGGGGTAGCTGCCACCAAGACCTTCCTAACTCAAACCCTATTCCTCTCATGGATATCCATTCTATTAGCCGGTGAGACAGGTAGATTAAACAGTAATGAAGCAGCCAAGCTACTGGAGGAGCTGAGAAATGCACCTAGATATGTTGAGGAATCATTATCGATGAGTGGTGAAACCGTGAAGAAGCTAGCTGAGAAACTGGTCCCAGTTAAAAGCATGTACTACCTCAGCAGGGATATCGGGCTACCGGTTGCCAGAGAGGGAGCCCTCAAGATAAAGGAGATCGCATATATACATGCTGAAGCGTATCCAGCCGGCGAATCCAAGCATGGTCCCATAGCATTGGTAGAGCCTTCATTCCCAGTAGTATTCACAGTACCAAGTGATAGAAAGCTTGAGAAACTATTATTGGGGAACATAGAGGAGATGAAGGCTAGAGGCGGATTCGTAATCGGTGTTGCTCCACAGGGATTCAACTTAAATGAGAGAGCAGACATAGTGATAGAAGTCCCAAGGACGCATTGGATACTGACGTCTCTAACCCATACACCACCGCTTCAACTACTCGCATACTATGTCGCCACGATGAAGGGCCTTGACCCGGATAAGCCGAGAAACCTGGCTAAAACCGTTACAGTGGAATAG
- a CDS encoding MDR/zinc-dependent alcohol dehydrogenase-like family protein translates to MKALLLLGARDLRLEEVEEPRPAPEWVLIKVERVGICGTDKAMYSGTYKLLKKPLIPGHEVSGIVVDVGEGVSRDLVGHRVTTEINVYCGRCWYCRSGMYTHCPYRETIGITRNGGMAEYMVTRRDLIHVVDDLTPLQAAFIEPLAAVVEMIEMEPVKPLSRVAVIGVGAIGLLAIQVLKLFEPELLVAVSRPGSPKARLARELGADLVVDYQGLSEVVKKDTPEGQGFDYVVEATGSSSGLEVALDVARPRGVVALKSTHGSPVSFDQTKAVVKELRLSTSRCGPFDKAISLLRKRIVVVDKLVTSEYPLTRGVEAFEKSFERDQVKIHLVT, encoded by the coding sequence ATGAAGGCTCTTCTACTTCTCGGAGCAAGAGATCTGAGGCTTGAAGAAGTTGAAGAACCAAGACCTGCTCCAGAATGGGTCCTCATCAAAGTTGAGAGGGTCGGCATCTGTGGAACAGATAAGGCCATGTACTCTGGGACATATAAGCTACTCAAGAAGCCCCTTATCCCGGGTCACGAGGTTTCAGGTATAGTTGTCGATGTTGGCGAGGGGGTTTCAAGGGATCTCGTAGGGCACAGGGTTACAACCGAGATAAATGTCTACTGTGGTAGGTGCTGGTATTGTAGAAGTGGAATGTATACTCACTGCCCCTACAGGGAGACCATAGGGATAACACGTAACGGGGGTATGGCAGAATACATGGTAACAAGACGGGATCTCATCCATGTAGTCGATGACTTAACACCGCTTCAGGCGGCATTTATTGAGCCGCTTGCGGCAGTGGTCGAGATGATTGAGATGGAACCGGTTAAACCATTAAGCAGAGTTGCAGTTATAGGTGTTGGTGCAATTGGATTACTCGCCATACAAGTGCTCAAACTATTCGAGCCGGAGCTCCTGGTAGCTGTCTCGAGGCCCGGCTCTCCGAAGGCTCGTCTAGCCAGGGAGCTTGGAGCAGATTTAGTCGTAGATTACCAAGGGCTTAGTGAAGTAGTTAAGAAGGATACCCCAGAGGGACAGGGGTTTGACTACGTCGTTGAGGCCACTGGTAGCTCCAGCGGTTTAGAAGTAGCGCTTGACGTAGCTAGGCCGAGAGGTGTTGTCGCGTTGAAGTCAACCCATGGCTCCCCGGTAAGCTTTGATCAGACCAAGGCTGTTGTAAAGGAGTTAAGGCTATCGACGTCCAGGTGCGGTCCCTTCGATAAAGCGATAAGCCTGTTGAGGAAAAGAATAGTGGTTGTCGATAAACTAGTTACCTCAGAATATCCGTTGACAAGGGGTGTTGAAGCCTTCGAGAAGAGTTTTGAGAGAGACCAGGTGAAAATACACCTGGTCACCTAG
- a CDS encoding BMP family lipoprotein: MRSLAMRTLVLVIIVVIIVASIGVYYYYNYASPSTTSTNKPIKVAILFDVGGRGDLSFNDMAWLGAEKARKDFNIQVEYTTPQSQAKMQDLLESLSASGEYDLIVLVGFLWTSPLNATADKYPNQKYALIDSSTFINRPNEVDILFSEQEAGALVGVLAADMASKIGCNKVGAVAGMSIPPLWRFHIGYLFSVKYYEMKTNKTIDFLWEYTGTFGDTQKGYQYATSMLQERACVLYGLAGLTHVGMFDAVRDWNKQGKGVALAIGQDASQEWYMPRYMPISGAKRVDIAVYDAIKMVAENKWTPGIHVLGLKDSGVGIWDLDGVKYFAEIAYNQSKLETGLTPDDVVRIVNETRNTYITETGWNIMSELEQLIISGQIAFKNPSTEEEYTQIVNALKNGDLNAALSRGSI, encoded by the coding sequence ATGAGATCCCTGGCTATGAGAACCCTTGTATTAGTTATAATAGTAGTCATCATAGTGGCATCAATAGGGGTATACTACTATTATAACTATGCATCCCCCTCCACCACATCAACTAATAAACCTATCAAGGTTGCAATACTCTTTGATGTAGGTGGGAGAGGAGACCTAAGCTTCAACGATATGGCGTGGCTTGGTGCTGAGAAAGCCAGGAAGGACTTCAATATACAGGTTGAGTACACGACTCCACAAAGCCAGGCTAAGATGCAGGATCTATTGGAGTCATTATCGGCCAGCGGCGAATACGACTTAATAGTATTGGTAGGATTCCTATGGACATCCCCGTTGAACGCTACAGCTGATAAATACCCCAATCAGAAGTATGCTTTAATTGATTCATCCACGTTCATCAATAGACCCAACGAGGTCGACATCTTATTCTCCGAACAAGAAGCGGGGGCGCTAGTAGGTGTTTTAGCAGCTGACATGGCTTCTAAAATAGGGTGTAACAAGGTAGGTGCTGTAGCCGGTATGTCTATACCGCCTCTATGGAGATTCCACATAGGCTACTTATTCAGTGTTAAATACTATGAGATGAAAACAAATAAGACAATAGACTTTCTCTGGGAGTACACGGGTACATTCGGGGACACTCAGAAGGGATACCAGTATGCTACATCAATGCTACAGGAGAGAGCATGCGTACTCTATGGTTTAGCTGGCTTAACACATGTTGGAATGTTCGATGCTGTTCGAGACTGGAACAAGCAGGGTAAGGGGGTTGCATTAGCCATAGGCCAAGACGCCAGCCAGGAGTGGTATATGCCGAGATACATGCCTATAAGCGGTGCTAAAAGAGTTGATATAGCAGTATATGATGCCATTAAAATGGTTGCTGAAAACAAGTGGACACCCGGAATACATGTGTTAGGGTTGAAAGATAGTGGAGTAGGTATATGGGATCTCGATGGCGTTAAATACTTCGCAGAGATAGCTTACAACCAGAGCAAGCTGGAAACCGGGCTCACGCCGGATGATGTTGTAAGAATAGTTAATGAAACCAGAAACACCTATATTACGGAGACTGGTTGGAACATAATGAGTGAATTAGAGCAACTAATTATAAGTGGACAGATAGCATTCAAGAATCCCTCCACAGAGGAGGAATACACTCAAATAGTGAATGCCCTCAAGAATGGAGACTTAAATGCGGCTTTAAGCAGGGGAAGCATCTAG